The Rhodamnia argentea isolate NSW1041297 chromosome 10, ASM2092103v1, whole genome shotgun sequence sequence CTTTTCGACaatactgaaaaatatttttttaataaattcacttttttaagcaacacaagcaatcattcttaaaaaaaaaattaaaatgttatgaATGGATTTATACAAATAATCAATTTGCTTTAATTCCTTGCACTCCAAGGCGACTTCTTGGGGTGCAAGACCCGTATAATATATCGTCAAAACAAATCGAGTAAATATAATGCAACATCTGTCTTGGGCAGATTTTGAATTAACTATgcacattttaaaaattattatagcACAATCAAAAGAGCTGTAGCGGCATGGAATCTCTGTAATCATCATACTCACAACAATCATATCAAACTACGTGCTAAATACATTGGAGAACTATATAGCAATTCAATCATAGGCGAAACAAAACAAGAGTATTCAATTTGGTCCCCCACAACCAAAGTCTTCCGGTGAATAGCTCAAGTTAGGTAAGCGATAGCAAGAGCCTCAATTAGACCATAATGTGCCCAAAAGAATATTCATGTGGCACTAAtactttttcatttcatttaatcTCTTGATTGATCAGTTTGCATTTAAATTCAAAAGGTCGAATAATACTTATCTAGGACAGAAACTCTCCTGTGACACCAGCTATGAGATGGGATTTTCTCCTCCACCTAACGCCCACACAACATCGTGCGCGCACCCGGTTTCTCTATCTCTTTCATCTTTTTCCATTTCACAATTTATTAATCTTAATTCACCCGTTtattaattacataaaaaaaaaattggttttgggTGGAGcacaagggaagaagaagaagaagaggaagaagatcaaTTCTTGCTTTGAAGCCAAAGGCTCGAATTGGAGGAAGAAAGGGACAAATGATAAGATAAAGATCCAAGCAGGCCGATCTTGATAGCGAGATGATGCCAACCATGAACTCATCTAAGATGTTAACAGATGGAGTTGGTACAGCGATGAAGCAAGCAAAGCAATTCCTTTCATTAACGTTTATTTCGTTTCTTCCTCGCTCTCTTTTTCCTATTAATTCTATGgggaataaacaaaaaattttgtcgGCTTCTAACGGTGTGGattttcaaagtttttgggGCACGCTTATGACTGGTCAAATCCGAGACACGAGTGGACGTTACTCTAGAAACgaagctaaaaaaattaaccTATAAAGCGATGCGGTGAGCTTCGCTCGAGATGAAGCTATTCGAATTATTCATCAATAATAGGGAAATCGAAATTGGTTAATGAAAGtgtaatttagttctaaaactttcgaaaagtgcaataaaatcctaaaacttatcactaaaaagcaatcgagtcttaaattttttttttaaaaaaaatgcaatcatatcctaaaacttatcacgaaaatacaatCGAGTAATAAAACTTTCAACAACTGCTATCAACGGAAAGACTTGATTggatcaatttgacaagttttaggacttagttagattttttgaaatttttagggcTATGCTACACTttggtgataagttttaggattttcaattcACTTATCCCAAAATAATTATTGCAAAGTGACAAGTCAAATTCTTGATGGGTACTTAAAAAAGCGAACCATATTCAGATACTGaatatattttttcgcaagTTATTTTTTAAGCTAATGTTGTAAgttaattttatcattattgTTAATATTATCTATTGTCTCTTTGTTTTAGATGGCACCTAAGAAGCGACGGCTGACAATGAGCTCAATGGATAGGTGCGAAGACTTCTCCTCTAGGTTTACTTCTTCGTGCACAATTCTTATCCTCTCTGTAAATAGGGATTTTTCAACGCAAAAAAAGGAATTATATTATTTTCTCTCATGCCGCGACTTGACAACTTGCAACTTCGCATGATGTGacattaaaattaatttaagtagCCGGTTTACGGACAGAAACATATGACTTGCCAGAGAAGTGTGTTCTGGtcaaaaaaaggcaaaaaggaaatattttatAGCCCAAAGCTGTTTGGAGTGTAATAGTATTAAGGCAGACCATTCCAAGGTAGAACCCTAGGACTAGGACAAGTGCCTGCGGATACAATTTTTCAAGCTCTAGCTAGGGTTGATCAACTTGTtaaataataaacaaaagtCCGTTCTCCATTTTCTGGAAGCAGGCTAGTGTGTGTATGAGGACCATCACCAACGTTAATCCCTCATATGTCAAAATGAGGACCACAAGGTTCGGATAACATTAGACACATAAGACCAGGCTCGACAGCAAGCGGGAACTGAAATTTCGGTCTACTGGTAAGACGATGAATCAAAGCTTTAATCGGAGAGGAAGGGGGTCGTCTCCGAGAGGCGGTAATGGGGATGTCGGGCTTACGGAGGAGGGCGATAGTGAGAAAAGACTACCTAGAGGAggaggcggcagcggcggcggcgtcgaCGGAGGAGGGAAGGCGAATAGAGGAAGGTTAGAGAGAAGGCGCAGGGATGTTATCATTTTTTGGCCAAGTGTGGGATATAGGACAAATGTTGCTGTACAACGGAGAGAAAATTGGTTTTTTGCAGAGGGGGACATACTTGTTCTAAGGATCACTTCTCCTCGTTTTTTGGCCTCTTTGTCATTTGTTTATTCATGGGTCGGTACCAACAGCATCAGATCAAATCGGATAATCCCAGTGTTTCTCCCTATGAATGCTAATACAGAATAAAGCTGGATCTCATACTGTGCAGGTGGCACATGCTTAATCCTCTCCACCCCCCATCGTTACACCTCACGCTGAAAGAACCCCTGAAACAAACCTCACTAAAATAAAACCCTTGTGACACCAGCAAGAAGAAACGAGTGGCGACAAAGGACAAAAGTAGAAATAAACAATGAGAGAactgaacaaataaaaagtgaaCTAGGAACCGACCAACTGCCGTGAAAGAAAGGGCTAATTTCATTAAgaattttaaattgatagatatatgacaaatttactccaaattaatttttttatcataaaaaatctcaaattgatatatttgtgataaatttacattccGCTAGTTTTCTTTAAGTTTGACCTTCAAATTACTGAATTGGATGACACATGACGGTTGATGGATGTACGGTTTGGTATTTTTACCCTTCATTTaccacatgtgtatcggtttgaattttttttcatgatattaattcaatttaaggaaaactaacggatggtaaatttgtgataaatgtACTAGTTTTGGGTTTGAGTAATTTTGTCATATATAAGAGAGTTTGAGTTAAATTTTGTCaaatgtgtaccagtttgagattttttatgataataacTCTAAAAGAAATACCAAATACCATGTGCCAAATCAACCCTCCAAACAAAACCCTAAAAGAAAATGGTCAGAATAGCACATAAGGATATGACCAAGGTTTGGTGAAATGTAATGAAGATGTTTTCGCAGTTTAAACAGAGCTGTCAAAGGGTCTTTCGTGCGGGTTTGGGTTTCGCTAAGTGCAAACCGAAGAGgcgaaaagagagaagaagaagaacagtggCGTTTGCTTGAAGAGCTGGAATCCAATCACTTTGCCACGTCAcatccctctctccctctattAAAACCATCGCCCTCCAACCTCTCTCCCACcattgaatctctctctctctctctctcccgaacGAAGAGCAAAACCAAGAAGAATCATTTTTAGaggccaaaaagagaaaagaaagtgtGAAGGAATTGATGGAGGGATTGATCCCATTTGTGTACAGGGCAATTGTGCAGTACAGGAATGGGAACCAAGGGCTGCTCGCCACATGGTTCCCCGAATCGCCGTCTGCCTCATACATGAGGCTCCCGGGTGATTCGGGCCGGCTTCAAGCCTCGGATATCCATCTCTTCCGGCCCGATTGCAGCTTCAACGACCCGACATCGACGCCACCTCCAACAGCAACCGGCACGGCTGCAACGGCGACGGTGACAACTTCAACCACACAAGTGATCGTGTCATCCGGCGTTCAATCCCCGATTTATCGTTTAAGTACCCGCCGCATCGTCGCTTGAAAGAACGAAAGAAAAACTTCATGCGATATCGAAGATGGTGCAAGACAAGTGTGGGGTATGCATGGTAGGGTTGTCAAGAAATTTGTGCATAGTGTCTTTGGTATggtttggtgatttttttcctttttgtattttgtGTCATAAGCTAAGTTTGTGGAAACCAAAGGGGCCACATGCTTAGTTGCTTCCTGTTGTTCTCGTAACTAATGTGGAACGTGAAGGTCATCAAAGAcgataaaaagtaaaaggaagacAGAAACATAAGGCTTGTTGATACAACTCCTAAGGTTCGAGGAAAAAGGTTTGTACTATGGCCAAAGGGCCAGCATGTTACATGTGACCACTCAAGTATCTATAATGATAGCTATCCTTATTGTCTTGTCGTTTTTGGATGCTTCCTGAAGAGGCGATCATTTCTTTCCAAGTAAAAAAGTGTTGTTCACTTGCAAGAGATCTCAGAGCGTCCGTGGACTAGAAATCACGATTGGTTATCCATGGGCCAGGGGATCCGTAGATGGGCCGAAAAGGGATGGAATTGACTAGTCTATTTGCACATGTTCATCGAAAAGACTGTGGCCTTCCATTTGTAAGGATGGCAGGTGATGATCGGTTCTAGGTGAGTCAGTTTGTACCCAGAAATCGAAAACCAGGAAGCGGCCCACTTGGTCATGGAACCGAAGCTACCCGGGTGGGTCTAGGAATCGGCGgtgatattcttttcttttttcctctattcTCTACAAAACTGCAAGTGTCGTTGCATAATCTAAATTCTCATTCTTTagtgttttgaatttttaatcaatgaaaatatcAGTGGATAGATGCCAAAGGCGTGATACAATATGATCACATGTCATTAACTTGCGAAATAAAAACAAGTATCGGTATGATCCCGGTAGTTTGAGTGGTTCAATTCGACACTTGGAACAGAGAACTAGACCTACAGTCACCGGTTCCGAATTTTAGGTTCGGTTCAGTTCCAGTGATCACTACTAATGGTGGCAACGTAAGGGGTTGAGGACACCTGGTCTCATCCGACTATTGATCTCATCCCAAAATCGTCATGGTTACTTTTTGAGTATTCTGAAATCCGTCCCAAACCCAACAGGGATGAGAATACTTATCGGGTTCCCAACGGATGCGACCAATTGTAAACTCATCTGGCAACCCTGAACCGCAACCCTTTTAACCTCAGATTCAGGATGGGTTGGGTACTAGACCCGACCCACAatgacatccctaccaatttgGCAATGCCGCTTTGTAAATACCGTCCATGCTTCAAAGGATGCAAATAAGAGTCTCTCATGTAAGGTTCATTTCCAAGGGAGCAAAAAATTCTACTTCTCTCGAGATTAAAGAAACCGATAAAAACCATTTGCCTTGCACAAGTCAAACAATTAGAGTGCATTACATTCTCATTAAAATTCAGATGGATCATGAGCGGACGAAACACATTGATGTCCAGTGCTATTTGGTACGTGATTTTGTGTCGCATGAACCGAATCTATCGGAAAACTTGTGAGAGTTTTAGAGAGCTTTTGAGAGCCATTTTTGAAAATAGTCGAACGCATGAGGTACTCCACTTTTGTGATTGATTTCTATGGGTTTGGGTGTATTTAGGAATTGGAAACACTTGAGTATAAGCATTTCGAGCGATTACATTCTTCTCTTTACCGATTACAATGGGACCATTCTTGTTGATCTCTCGTGACGGAATAGGTACAGTGCTAAACCACGTAAATTAGATGTGTTTCAGGTTTCATTTTCGCAACTTATTACTTACTCGAATTGTAACGGCTGTTCCATGTTCCCGTGATAGTCATAACAATATGTAGCACAGCTACATACAGATAACAATACTTCACTAgcccctaaactttttgcacgAAATTTATTTGAGTAttagaatattttaatttacttaatggaatcctaaaccttttggtgCATACATTCAAGTACTTTTCTTAGAATTGGGCTATGATAAATCAGAGAATTAGAGATGACGGAAAAGATTTCATCGtaactttttcaaaaagattgaaaattgattgcacaatataaaaggtttagtactccATTGCCTTAAAATGGgtgtataggtttttttttttttcataaataagtCAACTTACTTCCCAAGCTGTATTTGGTCGTCCGGATTTCTAGTCGGAGTATGACTGGATAGGATAGGACAATAAAtccaagtattttttttatatcctatCTATTATTTGATGAACTGTAGATCTAAAGTCGGACAAGCAAAGGTAAGATGTGATTGAGATCGACTTTATTTTGCTAGAACATCATGATGCTTTAGAAGTTATTCGGTGATGAGTTTTGATGAGTGAGTTATTGTTGCACAAAGATTTGCGCCATCTAAATTCAAGCACAACATCGACGGAGCAGACCTTGTAGAATTGGGAGTCTTAATTTGAAGTTGAATCCTTTGTGAATGACTCACTGGCTTTGCTTGTTATCTTgtcgagtgagtaaacaagtaTTGAACAATCTAAGGGCCTGCATGACAACGATTCTAattgaaaaagtgattctgattaattttttttatattctgt is a genomic window containing:
- the LOC115742012 gene encoding uncharacterized protein LOC115742012 → MEGLIPFVYRAIVQYRNGNQGLLATWFPESPSASYMRLPGDSGRLQASDIHLFRPDCSFNDPTSTPPPTATGTAATATVTTSTTQVIVSSGVQSPIYRLSTRRIVA